A stretch of Phragmites australis chromosome 12, lpPhrAust1.1, whole genome shotgun sequence DNA encodes these proteins:
- the LOC133887181 gene encoding disease resistance protein RGA4-like, with amino-acid sequence MEGAIIGAVLSGTLPKLYSAIREAGEKLYHLKADVESIQSELESIKAAIQDYRTGRYDKSDNAVRGVWIARLRRLAYDIEDLVDRHGAKKVTHAQLIPEILKLKILAEEISKLPERYISPESKQKPQDGASSSTSGALTSHDQGIPGQAGHEVVGMDKALRDLTTLLQKSESPTEGKLKVISIVGFGGIGKTLLAGQVYNLVHHEYPLHAFVNAGGVKNMVEILKEILKQLPEASTSKQDESQHRNDVETQLKLRLGTKRYLIVIDDVHTEERGCDIISAFPEKKGVDSRIIVTTTIQSVAEACSCGDGHVYKMRPLEDDKSEELFFNVSRKRSASEAMKQGSSKIRKKCDGVPLALVSIAQFCKGDLNQKKCEDAWRKLCTPKEEDRSLARMQRVLVNNYETLCSPCLQDCLLYLCMFPHGHPIRRAPLIRRWLAEGPAMGFSSGSDPHGNFETLIDRNLIWPINENVKTCKTPGMMLEYITGISNSENFMKLSCGDWTAPQDIRRLSLHPLEDMRVLQHKDLSRLRTLAVFNEGQEGPLDFAKCKLLRVLDLEACNCVNESHLEQICELLHLLKYLSLRLPKSITKVPSIPSNISNLKLLETLDLGKETVVMVPVEVIELPHLKHLLGKFKLLYYTWGKSSRKVLEENSMLETLAGFVTRRGQGFPPLMRHMRRLTKVKIWCDPDADARILLTPLSEAINEFLLKQQSTPDVRYSLSIDFQQPFPDFRCAPDRRGNLFSLKLRGHGRLTQIPEFVTRVGTITELCLSSTTLIFGDDVLKRLSYLRVLQYLKLEATSSIKGPEQRSSEEGPVVIRPEQLKSLERMCLVAEQNLPWITIQDGALKYLVSLHLICRGLDGLSGVKITDLKALKEVALHSGVAKETKENWEEAAERHPNRPRVLFIEGP; translated from the exons ATGGAGGGTGCCATAATCGGCGCGGTACTGAGTGGCACCCTGCCGAAGCTCTACTCGGCGATACGAGAAGCAGGCGAGAAGCTGTATCACCTTAAGGCTGATGTCGAATCCATCCAGTCTGAGCTTGAGTCTATCAAAGCTGCCATCCAAGATTATCGCACGGGTCGCTATGATAAGAGCGATAATGCTGTGCGGGGAGTCTGGATTGCACGTCTGAGGCGCTTGGCGTACGACATCGAGGACCTCGTAGACCGCCACGGCGCCAAGAAGGTGACCCATGCGCAGCTTATCCCCGAGATTCTGAAGCTCAAGATATTAGCAGAGGAGATATCCAAGCTGCCTGAACGTTATATCAGTCCTGAATCAAAGCAGAAACCACAAGACGGCGCTTCATCCTCCACCTCAGGAGCACTGACCTCCCATGATCAGGGCATTCCTGGTCAGGCTGGACACGAGGTCGTGGGCATGGACAAGGCCCTCCGTGACCTTACGACTCTGCTACAGAAATCTGAGAGTCCAACGGAGGGGAAGCTCAAGGTGATCTCCATCGTTGGCTTTGGTGGCATAGGTAAGACTCTTCTTGCCGGCCAAGTGTATAATCTTGTGCACCATGAATACCCTCTGCACGCTTTTGTTAACGCGGGGGGCGTCAAGAATATGGTGGAGATTCTGAAAGAGATACTCAAACAATTACCTGAGGCCAGTACCTCCAAACAAGATGAATCACAACACAGGAATGACGTGGAAACACAACTCAAATTACGCCTTGGGACCAAGAG GTACCTCATTGTAATCGATGATGTACATACTGAAGAGCGGGGCTGTGATATAATATCTGCCTTCCCCGAGAAAAAGGGAGTGGACAGCAGAATCATCGTGACAACAACCATACAGTCAGTAGCGGAAGCTTGCAGCTGTGGTGACGGTCACGTGTACAAGATGAGACCACTCGAAGATGATAAATCAGAAGAGCTATTCTTCAATGTTTCTCGCAAGAGGTCAGCTTCAGAGGCGATGAAGCAAGGGTCATCGAAAATCCGGAAGAAATGTGACGGTGTACCACTGGCTCTAGTTAGCATAGCCCAATTTTGCAAAGGAGATCTGAATCAGAAGAAATGTGAAGACGCCTGGAGGAAACTCTGTACTCCGAAAGAGGAGGACCGCAGTCTAGCGAGAATGCAGCGTGTGCTGGTCAATAACTACGAAACTCTATGTAGCCCTTGTCTCCAGGACTGCTTGCTCTATCTTTGCATGTTCCCACATGGCCATCCTATCAGGAGGGCACCTCTGATAAGGCGATGGCTGGCTGAAGGACCAGCAATGGGATTCAGCAGTGGCAGTGACCCACACGGGAATTTCGAGACCCTAATCGACCGAAATCTCATTTGGCCCATCAATGAGAATGTGAAGACATGCAAAACTCCTGGGATGATGCTCGAGTACATCACCGGCATTTCCAACTCGGAGAATTTCATGAAGCTGTCATGTGGTGATTGGACTGCACCCCAAGACATCCGCCGGCTTTCCCTCCATCCTCTAGAGGACATGCGGGTTTTGCAACACAAGGACCTATCCCGTCTCCGGACTCTGGCGGTATTCAACGAAGGCCAGGAGGGTCCTTTGGACTTTGCCAAATGCAAGCTGCTGCGAGTGTTGGATCTGGAGGCATGCAATTGTGTGAATGAAAGCCACCTCGAACAAATATGCGAGCTGTTGCATCTGCTCAAATATCTTAGCCTCCGGCTCCCGAAAAGTATCACCAAGGTCCCAAGTATCCCAAGTAATATAAGCAACCTGAAGTTGTTAGAGACACTCGACCTGGGGAAAGAGACGGTGGTCATGGTGCCTGTTGAAGTCATTGAGCTGCCCCACCTAAAACACCTCCTTGGAAAGTTTAAGCTTCTATATTACACATGGGGCAAAAGCTCAAGAAAGGTCCTGGAGGAGAACAGTATGCTGGAGACGCTAGCAGGATTTGTCACCCGCCGGGGCCAAGGGTTCCCACCGCTGATGCGTCATATGAGGCGACTGACGAAGGTGAAGATATGGTGCGACCCCGATGCAGATGCCAGAATATTATTGACTCCTCTttcagaagccatcaatgaaTTCCTTCTTAAACAACAAAGCACGCCGGATGTCCGTTACTCCCTGTCAATTGACTTCCAGCAACCATTCCCGGATTTTCGATGTGCTCCTGATCGTCGTGGTAATCTTTTCTCCCTGAAGCTGCGTGGCCATGGCAGGCTGACACAAATCCCTGAGTTTGTTACTAGAGTGGGTACTATTACAGAGCTGTGCCTTTCGTCCACTACTCTGATTTTCGGAGATGATGTTCTAAAACGACTGAGCTATCTGCGCGTATTGCAATATCTGAAGCTGGAGGCAACAAGTAGCATCAAAGGTCCTGAGCAACGTAGCAGCGAAGAAGGCCCCGTCGTCATACGTCCTGAGCAGTTGAAGAGCCTAGAGCGGATGTGCCTTGTGGCCGAGCAAAACCTGCCCTGGATAACAATCCAAGATGGAGCTCTGAAGTACCTTGTCTCACTTCACCTCATCTGCCGAGGTCTAGATGGTCTTTCCGGCGTCAAAATCACAGACCTCAAGGCACTCAAGGAAGTTGCGCTCCATTCTGGAGTTGCCAAAGAAACAAAGGAAAATTGGGAAGAAGCTGCAGAGAGGCATCCTAATAGGCCCCGCGTTCTGTTCATCGAAGGACCCTAA